The Panacibacter microcysteis DNA window GCAACACAAACCAGTGAGCTGGCCAACATTCGTAACATGATACCGGACCATTTTTTACTGGTACCCGGTGTTGGTGCACAAGGTGGCAGCCTGCAGGAAGTAAGTACTGTTGGCATGAACAAAGATTGCGGCCTGCTGGTAAATGCAAGCAGGGCCATTATTTATGCATCAGCAGGTGAAGATTTTGCGGAAGCTGCCGGCAACGTAGCAAAAGATTACCAGCAGGAGATGAGCGGTTACCTGCGTTTCTAAACAACAGACTTGCCAAAAGGCGTTAAAGATATTTCTGCCAGTTTGAAGTGTTGTTTTGCAAACGGGATACCGATAATGGTAATAAACAAAAGCAAACCAAAAACGATGTGTACCGCTGCCGTATAAAGGCCGCCTGTAAACAGCCAGATGATATTGAAAAGCAGGGAAAGACAACCCCCGCTGTTACTGTTGCTTACTATTTTCTTACCAAATGGCCACAGCACTAATCCTGCTATTTTAAAACACTGCATGCCAAAGGGTATGCCTACAACCGTAAGGCATAAAATAAAACCGCCGAAGACATAACCGAGTGCCGCGGCAAAACCGCCGAATATGAGCCAGATAAGATTGCCTATAAAGTTCATGGTATAAAAATAACAGTAAGGGTTTTATTCACAGGCCACGATTGTTATAAGCGGCAAAGTGACTTAAACGTTTGTTGCACCGGAGCTGCTGCATAAAGCTATACTGTACAAGAGTGCGACGCAACGGAAGCTTAATGCATGTACTACAGCTTGGCCCATAATAAGTGCATGCGTCTTAGCGGGTAATCAATCATCAAAACGGTTTTTGGTACGTGGTATGTGTGCAAGGCTTTTCCTGAGTGTGTGTTTAAGTTGCGTTTTTACAAGCTGGCCCATGGTTTTACAACGCAGAAAAGACAGTTCATGAAAGTGATCGGCAAGCTCTACCCTTAACTGGTTTATTTTTTCCAAGCTCGAGATATCTGCATTGTTCATGATATCCAGCAATTCCATTACGCGGTAGCGCGATGAAACCAGCCGGAAGGTCATCATCGTTCGCTCCTCTGCCTGGTATTGCGCAATAGACTCGCGGTCGAGGTGTTTTAATACCATATCTACAAACGGCCTGTTTTCTTTGAAGAACTGTGGCAGGTAAAGATTTTTTTTGCCCTCATAGCTTTGCTGATCAAAATCTATGGCGCGTATGCGGTACTGGTAATCATCATCAATATCGGGCAATACATTTATGACAAAATTATAACTGCGCATATCGCCCAGCAGTCGTACAAAGCAACGTTCGTTGAATTTTACGAATTCTTTTGCAAAGCGGATAATGTTGGTGGTACTTTCGAAGAGTTGTCGCTCTGCAAACACATCTCCGGGAATACCGGGTATGTGTTCTTCCACGAGTGTATCGAGATGCGTTAAAAAAGTAATGCGGTTGGGAGAGAGCAGGTGCTCAAGCTCGAGCCCATACACACGGCTTGCATCTGCCTGTTTGATGTAGTAATGATCGTGGTTGTCGTTAAACTTGTTTACGATGCGTATGCGAAAAGGCTGGCTGTTGCCAAAGCTGCAGAAATCGATGCGTGCAACATCAAGGTGGCTGGTGAAACTAAGGTCGCCTTCTGTTTTTAAAATGGCGTATATCTGTACCAGGCTTTCGCGCAGGAACTCCCACTCACGCATATCATAAGTAACGGTCTCCCACAAAGTAGGTTTGCCGGTTTTGTCTTTTAACGGTATGGAATAGGTGAAGCGTTGCAGGTCTTTGTAAGAAGCGGGTAATTTTACTTCCCTGCCATGCTTTTTTAAATAACTGCGCAAAGTATTATTCAGGTGAAAGATGGGCTTCTTTTTGGAAGGCCTGATATTATCTTCTTTTGCGGCTTCAAACATGCATGAAAATTACAACATCCGTTCTTCTCAGGGCAATAATGGATTGGTTTTATTTAGCGGATCCTGGTTCAGTAATTCTTTTAAATTATCAAACAGTTCCGGGTAATGTTCCTGTAAGGCTTCGGGTTTTTCGAAAAAGAGTTCAATACTTTCGGCCCAGAACTCCTGCAGGTTTTTGTATGCATAATCTGAGTACAATACGTTGTAGTTATGCCTCAGTGTATAGATCTCTTCGCTTTCCTCCATCACATCAGACAGCTCTTTTATAAACCCTTTTCGTTTACCATTGTGTGCAATTACATGCTGGTAGTACAGGGCATGTGCCATTTCATGCAAGCCCACATTGGCGCCATCCCTGTCGTCTGCAATACCTTTTAAAAAATGGTTCCACGCAACAGTGATCACATTCTCTTCCACATGGCCGGCCAGCACACGCAACGCGTGTGGATCATCTGCAAAATATTCTTCGGCATGTACGCGTATATACCTGAACCACGGCAGCTCAAATTCCTGCAGGCCGAAGGTAAGTTGAACTGCTGCGGCAGACAATAACACCGGCACCTCTTTATATGCCTGGCTGCCCGGAATGATAAAGGATTTTACCGCGATAAAGCGCTGCACACGATTTTCGAAAACGTGTTTCAATTGCGGCAGCAGGTGCGCATAGTAAGGGAATCTCTTTAGGAGAATAGCGGTCAGTTCTGCTTTATGCAGCTTAATGCGCCGGCCGTCATACACATAATCTTTATTATGTTCGTTTGTCATTACAATGATAATTGCTTCGATTTTTGTCCGTTGTCTTTTACGGGAAAGTTAGTCCGGCAATCCGCCTTCATTGTCTTCCAGTAAATTCAGGTTTACCGCATCTGCGCCCGCTATGCCTTCGATAGAACCTTTAATATGTGCTGCATTCAGCAGCACTTTTTCCAATTGCTTTTCTCTTGCTTTCCAGAGTTTTTCCATCGCATCGCGTTCTTTCTGAATACTCAGTTTCATACTCATAAAACCTTCTCTTATGGCCTTCCATTGTTCGCTGAATTCGTTACCGATGAGGTAATCATACAACATCACCATTTTATCACCTTTGTTTTCCTGGCTCTTTTTGGTATCTGCAATTTTTAAAATGGCATTGCGCAGCAATAATGATACACTTCTTACTTCTGTAAAAGAGCAAATGTACACACCGTCTTTTTCGCCAAACCTGTCCATATCTTTTGGATAAGCCTGTGTAACAATAACGGCAACATCAGCCCCCAGCGTACGCATATCATGCTTCAGCTTTTCTATCCAGTCTCCGCCAAAATCTTTGGTGCGTTTGCTTTCATAAATGATCTTACCGGCCTCACTGCCAAACTGGTTGCGTACAATTTGTATACAATCTGCGCCACGCACGCCTTTGCCCACTTCCTGTATTTTATCGAAAGGGAAAGTGGCCTGTAATATTTCTTCAAGCATCAGTTCCTGTACTTCGCCCTGCAACTGCATGCTGCCCTGTTCTGCCTTTCGTTTCATTTCATCTACCAGTTTCTTCTGGTCTTCTATCTGCTTTTCCATTTCACGCATTTTCATCTGGTATTCCTGCTCTTTCAAACCCATGCGTTCATGCTCTTCTTTCAGTAATTGTTCCTTCATTTTGGCACGCTCACTTAGTAACTGCCGTTGCAACTGCAGTTCCATTTCCTCCTGCTTTTCTTTCAGTTGCTTTTCTCTTTGCAAAAACTCCAGTTCTTTCCTGCGGGCCTGCTTTAATTTTTCTTCGCTGTCTGTGGCAGATTCCTTCAATATGCGCAACTGGTTTTCATAGTCGGCAGATAACGACTTGCGAATGGCTTCTTCCATCTGCTGGTTTTTCTTCTTCAGCTCTTCATCCAGCTTTTTTTGAAAGCTTTCTTCCTGTTGCTGTTTCTGCCGGCTGAATTCATCTTCTTTCCGGCGCAGTTCTTCTTCTTTGGTTTTTTTATAATCAAGCATTTGCTGGCGCAACTGCTGTTTTTCTTTTTCAATAGATTCTTTCAGTTCATCATTCAATGCTTCTTCCAGCGGAAACTCAAATCCACAACTCGGGCATTTTATCATTGTAGCCATTACCTTAATTTTTCACAAATTAATTAGTGGAACGATAAAAAAGCAGAAAGATTTGGTAACCGGCTACAGTATTGTATGGCATCACCTGTTGTGTCACTCACTTCAGGGTCCCTTTTTCATGGCGACTACAGCGATTAGCTATAATGTTGGTAAGTAATTCCAACACATTTTATGGCAGGTTGCACTAAACTCGCTCCTAAGCTAGAATACGCTGATAACGGTCAGGTGTCTAGCGGCGTTAGAACGTTGCAAAAAACCCATAAATTTCGGCAAGGCGGTTTGCTTTTTTTAAACCTTTATTAAGTAACTGCCTAATCCTGCGGAAGTGAATACCACTTTCTATACAAGCTGTGCATAAAAATAAATATGGAAAGTATAAATATAACAGGGCCAGCTACTTCGGCAATTTTAAAAAGCATATCTAACGAAGCGGGATCATAGGTTTTGGTTTCCATATGCTCGTAATAGTAATTACGCTGTATTGCTTCAGTAAGTGCTATTACCACTAAAGGTAAAAAGGCCAGCATCAATGTAACGCTGTTTATCGCAATGCCTGTGATTATATTCCGCTTTTTATTTGTAAAAGCTAATATTGATAGTACAGAAAAAATAATAAAATAGAATAAATACCAACCATAAACCGCAGCCTGAGAGGAATGAAAAAGACCTATGAATATGCCACTTATTATAAAAAGAACAACAAGGCATAGTAATGTAATGAAGAAGGTTTTAATACTTGAATGCCTGAAAACAAAAAGAATTATAGAAAAGATAAGGGACGTATAAAAGATGATTCTCAGTAATGCCAGCCCTAAAAATCCTGTCCATCTGTACGCTTTTGAATTATAGTTGTTGATGCCATTGTTAATAGTGGTAAGCCGATACCTGGCATCTATTGTTTCTTTCGGCTTTTGGGGATCATAGCTGGTTGCATATTTTGGTTCATTTTCTTTCAGGTAATACTTGTTTAACAATTTATCCAAGGAATTTTTTACTAGTTTCTTATTCGGTGCCACATAATGCGCCAAAACCGAATCATAAATTTCTTTTGATGACATGGTTTTATGGGAAGATGATCTACGCCAATAAGATTCTCCTACAAAAACATAATCGGGGCACTCAAAAAAAGCATAAAGTGTATCATTGATTTTTACCATGCTGTCAGCAGTTGCCACTTTAGATCTTAATTCTACCGTATCAATTATCTTGTAATAGCCATGTATAAAAGCAACAGTAGTATCGGCATAATCTTCTTCGTATGTATCTACTGTTTCAACATCAATATACTGACGCTTTAAGTTTTCGGGCAATGTGTCCATAACAACTACAGTATCTACATTCCAGGGCTTATTGTAATATGAATATTCCAGTTGGTTAATATATACGTTCATTTTATTGATGTCTGTAATAACTTTTGATTTTGAATAATCCCGGTTGGCTTTAATCGTTTCAACAAGAGCGGGTATGTAAGCAAAAGAGCATATTGCAGCGGTAGAAATAAAATAAAGCAGGTATACGATTGTTGTACGCATTGGGCTTATCTGTCCGAATCTTTTAAATACGTTAAACCGCAACAAATAAATGATCCAGATAATAATGCCGAGTAAGCTTATTATAGAAAGAAAGCCGGCCCAGGTTATTGCCGTTGTATCAGCAAGTGCATGTGCAGGAATGATATAACAAGTAAGCGCCAGCACGATGTTTATTACAATACAATAATATATTACAAGGTGTGCTCTTGTACTCCATAATTCAGGGTTATTCTTTAAAAACTTATCATCAAATCTTTTTAGAAAAGCAGGAATAAAAGGACGTATCATGAATTTTTTTTAAATGGGTTTTAGAAATAGCGTTTGGTTGAATTGGTAATATCCCTGTAATACTGTATTTCAATACCGGCATTTACAAGTTTTTGTAGCAGTTGTTTTGCTGAAATAGTTTCTGCTACTATTGTATAAAAACCACCATTGTATTGAACAGTTGCTTCAGCGCCAAGCACATTACCAATCAGTTCCCTTTCAGCATTGCTTTCTATTTCGATTGCATTACTTGCAGCAGATTCATTTTGCGTGTTGGTTGTATAAATACATTTACCTTTTTTAATAAGCAAAACATTATCTGCCACTTTTTCTACTTCATGCAATTGCTGAGAGCTTAAAACAATACCGAGTGGATGACGAACCGATTTGGCAAGGTTTCTTAAATCTGTGAGCAGCGTTTGCTGCGCATTAATATCAAGATTTGCCAAAGGCTCATCTAAAATAAGTAATGAAGGTTTCTGAAGTAGTACTCTTGCAATTTCAAAGCGCGTTCTGTACCCACTGCTTATTTGCTTCCATGTA harbors:
- a CDS encoding zinc-dependent peptidase, which encodes MTNEHNKDYVYDGRRIKLHKAELTAILLKRFPYYAHLLPQLKHVFENRVQRFIAVKSFIIPGSQAYKEVPVLLSAAAVQLTFGLQEFELPWFRYIRVHAEEYFADDPHALRVLAGHVEENVITVAWNHFLKGIADDRDGANVGLHEMAHALYYQHVIAHNGKRKGFIKELSDVMEESEEIYTLRHNYNVLYSDYAYKNLQEFWAESIELFFEKPEALQEHYPELFDNLKELLNQDPLNKTNPLLP
- a CDS encoding YccF domain-containing protein; its protein translation is MNFIGNLIWLIFGGFAAALGYVFGGFILCLTVVGIPFGMQCFKIAGLVLWPFGKKIVSNSNSGGCLSLLFNIIWLFTGGLYTAAVHIVFGLLLFITIIGIPFAKQHFKLAEISLTPFGKSVV
- a CDS encoding DUF2130 domain-containing protein, producing MATMIKCPSCGFEFPLEEALNDELKESIEKEKQQLRQQMLDYKKTKEEELRRKEDEFSRQKQQQEESFQKKLDEELKKKNQQMEEAIRKSLSADYENQLRILKESATDSEEKLKQARRKELEFLQREKQLKEKQEEMELQLQRQLLSERAKMKEQLLKEEHERMGLKEQEYQMKMREMEKQIEDQKKLVDEMKRKAEQGSMQLQGEVQELMLEEILQATFPFDKIQEVGKGVRGADCIQIVRNQFGSEAGKIIYESKRTKDFGGDWIEKLKHDMRTLGADVAVIVTQAYPKDMDRFGEKDGVYICSFTEVRSVSLLLRNAILKIADTKKSQENKGDKMVMLYDYLIGNEFSEQWKAIREGFMSMKLSIQKERDAMEKLWKAREKQLEKVLLNAAHIKGSIEGIAGADAVNLNLLEDNEGGLPD